In the Afipia sp. GAS231 genome, CACTCGCCTGGCTCGTCGATACGGCCGCCGAGACCGCGGGCGCCGACCGGCTGCTCGCGGAGCTTGGTGCGCATCTGGTCGCCGACGGATTGCCGCTCGTGGCGGGCGCGCTGACGCTCGACGTGCCGCACCCGCTGATTGCCAGACGCACCTGGCTGTGGCGCGCCGAAACCGGAGCGGTCATCGAAGCCGTGGACTTTGCGCCGGGCGCGACGGCGTTGGTACCGGAGGCGCCCAACCATGCCGGCCGCCGCTGGTTGAGTGAAATCGCGGAAGGCCGCGCTTACGAGGACGTCATCGGGCCGGGTCCGGACGGACCGTCGCTCGGCTGGATCGGGCCGCGTCCCTTCACCCCCAAAGAGACGAACGAACTCCGCCAGGCGGCACGCTTCGCGGCTTCGCCGCTTGCGGTCCTCGCCGTACGCGCCACGTTGACGGCAACGCTCGAAGCCTATCTCGGCCGGCGCAGCGCGGCGCGTGTGCTGGCAGCGCCGTTGCGACGCGACCGCGGCGAGACCATTCAGGCCGCGCTGCTCTATGCCGATCTGCGTAACTTTACCGCGCTCTCGGAGAGCAATCCTCCAGCGACTGTCATCGCCGCACTCGACGCCTGGTTCGATCGTATCGCCGGCGCGGTTCATGCGTTCGGCGGCGAGGTGCTGAAGTTCATCGGTGACGGTG is a window encoding:
- a CDS encoding adenylate/guanylate cyclase domain-containing protein → MQLSSTLAWLVDTAAETAGADRLLAELGAHLVADGLPLVAGALTLDVPHPLIARRTWLWRAETGAVIEAVDFAPGATALVPEAPNHAGRRWLSEIAEGRAYEDVIGPGPDGPSLGWIGPRPFTPKETNELRQAARFAASPLAVLAVRATLTATLEAYLGRRSAARVLAAPLRRDRGETIQAALLYADLRNFTALSESNPPATVIAALDAWFDRIAGAVHAFGGEVLKFIGDGVLAIFPVVNEAPRRASEAALRAASAAQAGMAHLDDERRRQGLPPLSFGAALHLGEMLWGNIGAANRLDFTAIGPAVNLVSRLEGLCRPLGKTVLVSGALAAETDIPLMPLGTHSLRGIASPCAVFTLPEG